CACGCCTTTGAGGCAGTTGGCAAGGCTCAGGGGGGTTCTTTCCGGGGTGAGGGCGATGCGTTCCGGATCGACGCGGGCGCTCAGAACCTGGTTTTCGTGCACTTCCAGAAGTGCCGCCTCTTCCGGGGTGCAGGCGGCAAGCAGACGCAGATCGGAAAAAGTGGTGATCTCCACCTGCACCTTGCGCATGCCGACGGCCATACGGCTGACAATGCCCCAGAAGAGGTTGGCGCCATCGTCCGCCTCGCCGCCGCAGGCGGCGTTCCGGCGTTGGGCCTGGGCGCTCAGAACCTGTCGGGCCGCGCCGCCGGAAAAATTCAGAAAGGCCAGCAGCTGCTCCGCGTCCTGCTGTCCCAGAAATTTGAGCACCAGCGGCATGGGCACGTGCAGCTCCAGCAGCTCAAGGCCACGGGAATAGCGGATGGCGCGCGGGCCTACGGCATTGGCCGGCAGGCCCATGCGGCTGCCCACCGCATAAAGTTTTTTGCGCAAAAAGCTCTGGTCCAGCTGCAAAAAATCCGGCTCGGCCGCCTGGGGCAGGCTGAGGATGCGCCGGATGTTGCGCATGGCGCTCACCGGCAGCAGGATTTCCCTGGCGTTGGAGCCCGGCACGCGGAGCACGCCCGTAATGGTGTCAATGGCGGCGCGGGGAACAATCTGCAGCGCTTCGCCCAGGCGGAGGCCGCCGTAGCGCATGAGCAGAAAGGCCAAGTGCAGCCGTGCCCGCAGGAGCTTCTGGGTGCGGGTGACGGCCTCGGCCTCCCACTGTTCCCAGCACAGGGTCAGGCCTTCAAGCTCTTGGCGTGTAAGATGGCGTTGCATGGTGCGATGGCGTCCGGCGCAAGGAGCGGCTGTGGGCCGCGGATTTTTCAGGTCGGCGCGCCCGCGGCGGGAGTGCGGCGGCGGCGCGCCGCGCGGGCAGCCGGAGCGCAAGGGGTCAGTCCGCGGCCGTTTCCGGGGCGTCCACAGCGGCGTCCATATCCACCGTGGGGCCGATGCCGCCGGCGGCAAAGGCCGTGAGCAGCCGGTTGGTCATTTCCTGGTCGTAGCGGGCGTCGCCGGCCAGCTCTTTGGCGGCGGCCAGGATGTCCTTGCTCTGGCCGTAGGGGCGGTCGCAGATCATGGCGGAAAAGGAATCCGCAATGGCCGTGATGCGGCCCACCCGGCTGATCTGCGCGCCCTTGAGGTGTTGCGGATAGCCGGAGCCGTCCAGGCGTTCGTGGTGCTCAAAGCAGGCCCGCACCAGCTCCTCGAAGGCTACGTCCATCTTCTGCATGAGTTTGATGCCCACCAGGGGGTGCGGCAGAATTTTTTCCCGTTCCTCCGTCTTGAGGGGGCCGGATTTGTTGGTCAGGAAGGCGGGCACCTTGAGCATGCCCACATCGTGCAGCAAGAAGGCAAGGGCCATGCGGTCCAGGTCGCGGCGGCGGATTTCGCCCGTGCCTTGCAGCCACAGCCAGAGGCCCACAATCATGGTGTTGATGGCGTGGCGCGGCTGGGAATATTTGCGGAACAGCCGCCGCATAAAGATAGTGCAGCGGTGGCGGTCGTTCCAGAGGTATTCCGTTACCACCATGACGTCGCGGTACAGAGGCTCAAAGACCAGCTTGACCGGCTGTTCCGCAAATTGCCCGTAGCGCAGGAGCAGAGCGCGGATGCAGATGTCGGCGATTTCCGCTTCCTTGAGGTTCTGATCCTGCAGCACCAGGTCCAGCTGCTTGACGATATGGCGCGAGTAGATGGGGTGGTCGGAGCGGGAAACAAAAAGATTGCCCTCGGCGCAGAGGGCGGCCACCTCGTCCACCTGCTCGTTGCTGAGCCGCACGCCCTTTTTGCAGTAGGGGGCCAGCACGCTGATGTCCTCGCGAAAGCTGAACAGATCTACCGGCGGACGGTATTTGGGAAAGCTGGAGAGGATTTCTCCACTAATCTGGTAGTATTCCTCATTGATGTTCTGAGGGATGGGCCGGCTTTCCCTAATATTCTGGGCCATAGGTTATTTCCAGTAGATTTT
The genomic region above belongs to Desulfovibrio legallii and contains:
- a CDS encoding transporter, producing MQRHLTRQELEGLTLCWEQWEAEAVTRTQKLLRARLHLAFLLMRYGGLRLGEALQIVPRAAIDTITGVLRVPGSNAREILLPVSAMRNIRRILSLPQAAEPDFLQLDQSFLRKKLYAVGSRMGLPANAVGPRAIRYSRGLELLELHVPMPLVLKFLGQQDAEQLLAFLNFSGGAARQVLSAQAQRRNAACGGEADDGANLFWGIVSRMAVGMRKVQVEITTFSDLRLLAACTPEEAALLEVHENQVLSARVDPERIALTPERTPLSLANCLKGVVESLHSDLVESFACIGLADGTTLRATLETAALTQARLREGGKVCAYFSSAAVRLLDD
- a CDS encoding HD-GYP domain-containing protein, which gives rise to MAQNIRESRPIPQNINEEYYQISGEILSSFPKYRPPVDLFSFREDISVLAPYCKKGVRLSNEQVDEVAALCAEGNLFVSRSDHPIYSRHIVKQLDLVLQDQNLKEAEIADICIRALLLRYGQFAEQPVKLVFEPLYRDVMVVTEYLWNDRHRCTIFMRRLFRKYSQPRHAINTMIVGLWLWLQGTGEIRRRDLDRMALAFLLHDVGMLKVPAFLTNKSGPLKTEEREKILPHPLVGIKLMQKMDVAFEELVRACFEHHERLDGSGYPQHLKGAQISRVGRITAIADSFSAMICDRPYGQSKDILAAAKELAGDARYDQEMTNRLLTAFAAGGIGPTVDMDAAVDAPETAAD